A region of Crenobacter cavernae DNA encodes the following proteins:
- a CDS encoding asparaginase: MTRLCVLYTGGTIGMDHTPDGLAPVPGLLPRLMQRLADAGHDFDLIEYEELIDSSAITIAHWNRIAADIADRYAAYDGFVVIHGTDTMAYTASVLAFALKNLSKPVVLTGSQLPLVHPRSDGWSNLADAFEAASQKDLAEVAIAFDRLLLRGCRARKVGAASFSGFDSPNAPPLAAFGIAARWHREHWRAKPAGAFSAQKLDESARVVALFLTPGEGAAIFGKRLAEGDLAGAILMSYGNGNAPAEAALLEGVKKATEAGTLVLNLTQVFRGAVKVGAYAASQPLARAGALPGADLTPEAALAKLTVLASLPGTAEEKRACLMEDWAGEWTV; this comes from the coding sequence ATGACCCGACTCTGCGTTCTCTACACCGGCGGCACCATCGGCATGGACCACACGCCCGACGGCCTCGCGCCGGTGCCGGGCCTGTTGCCGCGGCTGATGCAGCGCCTCGCCGATGCCGGCCACGACTTCGACCTGATCGAATACGAGGAATTGATCGACTCGTCGGCGATCACGATCGCGCACTGGAACCGCATCGCAGCCGACATCGCCGACCGCTACGCCGCCTACGACGGCTTCGTCGTCATCCACGGCACCGACACGATGGCCTACACCGCGAGCGTGCTCGCGTTCGCGCTTAAGAACCTTTCCAAGCCGGTGGTGCTGACCGGCTCGCAGCTGCCGCTGGTGCACCCGAGGAGCGACGGCTGGAGCAACCTCGCCGACGCTTTCGAGGCGGCGAGCCAGAAGGATCTTGCCGAGGTTGCGATCGCTTTCGACAGGCTGCTGCTGCGCGGCTGCCGCGCGCGCAAGGTCGGCGCGGCGAGCTTCTCCGGCTTCGACAGCCCCAACGCGCCGCCGCTGGCCGCCTTCGGCATCGCCGCGCGCTGGCATCGCGAGCATTGGCGCGCCAAGCCGGCCGGCGCGTTTTCGGCGCAGAAGCTCGACGAGTCGGCGCGCGTCGTCGCGCTGTTCCTGACGCCGGGCGAGGGTGCGGCGATCTTCGGCAAGAGGTTGGCCGAGGGGGATCTGGCCGGCGCCATCCTGATGAGCTACGGCAACGGCAACGCGCCGGCCGAAGCGGCGCTGCTCGAAGGCGTGAAGAAGGCGACCGAGGCCGGCACGCTGGTGCTGAACCTGACGCAGGTGTTCAGAGGTGCGGTAAAGGTCGGCGCCTACGCGGCCAGCCAGCCGCTCGCGCGCGCCGGCGCCTTGCCGGGCGCCGACCTCACGCCCGAGGCGGCGCTCGCCAAGCTGACGGTGCTCGCGTCGCTGCCGGGGACGGCCGAAGAGAAACGCGCTTGCCTGATGGAAGACTGGGCCGGCGAGTGGACGGTGTGA